From one Lycium barbarum isolate Lr01 chromosome 6, ASM1917538v2, whole genome shotgun sequence genomic stretch:
- the LOC132599022 gene encoding polyadenylate-binding protein 8-like produces the protein MAQVQVQQQAQGQQGGNANPNQFVTSLYVGDLDVNVTDSQLYDLFNQLGQVVSVRVCRDLTSQRSLGYGYVNYGNPQDAARALEVLNFTPLNGKPIRIMYSNRDPTVRRSGTANIFIKNLDKAIDHKALHDTFSAFGNILSCKVAVDSSGQSKGYGFVQYDSEDAAQKAIEKLNGMLLNDKQVYVGPFVRKQERDMAVDKTRFTNVFVKNLSEATSEEDLEKTFGEFGAITSVAIMKDENGNSRSFGFVNFENAEDAARAVEALNGHKFDNKEWFVGRAQKKSEREMELKHRFEQSAKEAVDKSQGLNLYIKNLDDSISDDKLKELFAPFGTITSCKVMRDPSGVSKGSGFVAFSTPEEASRALSEMNGKMIVSKPLYVALAQRKEERRARLQAQFSQMRPIGMASSVAPRMPMYPPGGPGLGQQIFYGQPPPSMLPPQAGFGYQQQLVPGMRPGGGPMPNFFMPMVQQGQQGQRPGGRRGGAVPLQQGQQPVPLMQHQMFPRGRGYRYPPGRGLPDAGFPGVGGGMFSVPYDMGGMPVRDAGVAQPIPVGALATALANASPTEQRTMLGENLYPLVEQLEPETAAKVTGMLLEMDQTEVLHLLESPEALKAKVAEAMEVLRNVPQQQSSNPADQLASLSLNDGLVS, from the exons ATGGCGCAGGTTCAGGTGCAGCAGCAGGCACAGGGACAACAGGGTGGGAATGCAAACCCTAACCAGTTTGTGACGTCACTGTATGTGGGTGACCTTGATGTGAATGTGACTGATTCACAGCTGTATGATCTGTTTAATCAGTTAGGACAAGTTGTTTCTGTTAGGGTTTGCAGGGATTTGACTAGTCAACGTTCCCTCGGTTATGGTTATGTCAATTATGGCAACCCACAAGATG CTGCAAGGGCTTTGGAAGTGCTTAACTTTACTCCTCTCAATGGAAAGCCCATCAGGATAATGTACTCAAACCGAGACCCAACTGTACGAAGAAGTGGCACTGCGAACATATTTATTAAG AATCTGGACAAGGCAATTGACCACAAAGCACTACATGATACATTTTCTGCATTTGGAAACATTCTATCTTGTAAGGTAGCTGTGGATTCATCAGGTCAGTCCAAGGGGTATGGGTTTGTGCAGTATGACAGTGAGGATGCTGCCCAAAAAGCTATTGAGAAACTGAATGGTATGCTGCTGAATGATAAGCAAGTATATGTTGGACCCTTCGTTCGTAAGCAAGAAAGAGATATGGCTGTGGATAAGACAAGATTTACCAATGTATTCGTGAAAAATTTATCTGAAGCAACATCAGAAGAAGATCTCGAGAAAACCTTTGGTGAATTTGGTGCTATTACTAGCGTCGCAATTATGAAGGATGAAAATGGAAACTCCAGGTCCTTTGGATTTGTCAACTTTGAGAATGCTGAAGATGCTGCTAGAGCTGTTGAAGCTCTGAATGGTCACAAATTTGATAACAAAGAGTGGTTTGTAGGAAGAGCTCAGAAGAAATCAGAGAGGGAAATGGAATTGAAACATCGATTTGAGCAAAGTGCCAAGGAGGCAGTTGATAAATCACAAGGTTTAAATCTATACATTAAAAATTTAGATGACAGCATTAGTGATGACAAGCTCAAGGAATTGTTCGCTCCATTTGGCACAATCACTTCATGCAAG GTTATGAGAGATCCTAGTGGGGTAAGCAAAGGATCAGGATTTGTTGCATTCTCAACCCCTGAAGAGGCTTCAAGAGCG CTCTCAGAGATGAATGGAAAGATGATCGTTAGCAAGCCTCTGTATGTTGCCCTTGCGCAACGCAAAGAAGAGAGAAGAGCAAGGTTACAG GCTCAGTTTTCTCAGATGCGTCCAATCGGAATGGCATCTTCAGTCGCTCCTCGAATGCCTATGTACCCTCCTGGCGGTCCTGGTCTAGGTCAACAAATATTCTATGGCCAGCCACCACCATCCATGCTTCCCCCACAA GCTGGTTTTGGATATCAGCAGCAACTTGTACCTGGAATGAGGCCTGGTGGGGGACCTATGCCGAATTTCTTTATGCCCATGGTTCAGCAAGGGCAGCAAGGCCAACGTCCGGGTGGCCGACGTGGAGGTGCTGTTCCATTGCAGCAAGGCCAGCAGCCAGTTCCACTGATGCAGCACCAG ATGTTTCCGAGGGGGCGTGGGTATCGATATCCTCCAGGACGTGGCCTTCCTGATGCTGGCTTTCCAGGCGTCGGTGGTGGCATGTTCTCTGTCCCATATGATATGGGTGGCATGCCTGTGCGTGATGCAGGAGTTGCTCAACCAATTCCAGTTGGGGCTTTGGCTACTGCTCTGGCTAACGCTTCTCCAACAGAGCAAAGGACG ATGCTCGGCGAAAATTTGTATCCCTTGGTCGAACAGCTTGAGCCAGAAACAGCAGCCAAGGTGACTGGTATGCTTTTGGAGATGGACCAGACAGAGGTATTGCACTTGCTTGAGTCTCCTGAAGCCCTGAAAGCCAAGGTTGCAGAGGCGATGGAGGTTCTGAGGAATGTTCCTCAGCAGCAGTCCAGCAATCCTGCTGATCAGTTGGCTTCATTGTCACTCAATGATGGTCTGGTTTCTTAA
- the LOC132599023 gene encoding probable E3 ubiquitin ligase SUD1 isoform X2 — protein MEIATAASNDGGGGGEGIARSADATMNSSSSPPSASSSSSNSGKDLNNVLSASRYDDDEEEEDVCRICRNPGEPDNPLRYPCACSGSIKFVHQDCLLQWLNHSNARQCEVCKHAFSFSPVYAENAPSRLPFQEFVVGMAMKACHVLQFFLRLSFVLSVWLLIIPFITFWIWRLAFVRSFGEAHRLFLGHLSTTIILTDCLHGFLLSASIVFIFLGATSLRDYFRHLRELGGQEADREDDGDRNAARAPRRPVAPANRNFAADGNGEDANGAQGIAGAGQIIRRNAENVAARWEMQAARLEAHVEQMFDGLDDADGAEDVPFDELVGMQGPVFHLVENAFTVLASNMIFLGVVIFVPFTLGRIILYYLSWLLSSASNPVLSTVMPLTETALSLANITLKSAWTAVANLTPANEDSSLLGQVTEMLKANATGLSEAANNPSTAVSTDLLKGSSVGTSRLSDVTTLAVGYIFIFSLVFFYLGIVALIRYTRGEPLTLGRFYGIASIAETIPSLFRQFVAAMRHLMTMIKVAFLLVIELGVFPLMCGWWLDVCTIRMFGKSITQRVEFFSVSPLASSLVHWVVGIVYMLQISIFVSLLRGVLRTGVLYFLRDPADPNYNPFRDLIDDPVHKHARRVLLSVAVYGSLIVMLVYLPVKLAMRIAPSIFPLDISVSDPFTEIPADMLLFQICIPFAIEHFKLRTTIKSLLRYWFTAVGWALGLTDFLLPRPEDNGGQENGDGDQGRQDRFQVPHGVPDRALIFAPDNRARRVRAGANLVEDYDTEEQAEPEYAFVLRIVLLLVVAWMTLLLFNSALIIVPISLGRALFNSLPLLPITHGIKCNDLYAFVIGSYAIWTAIAGVRYSIDQIRTRRVAVLMNQIWKWCVIVLKSSALLSIWIFIIPVLIGLLFELLVIVPMRVPIDESPVFLLYQDWALGLIFLKIWTRLVMLDHMMPLMDESWRLKFERVRENGFSRLQGFWVLREIVFPIIMKLLTALCVPYVLARGVFPVFGYPLLVNSAVYRFAWIGCLGFSLFCFCAKRFHVWFTNLHNSIRDDRYLVGRRLHNFGEEVVQRQNELEVSREGEIPILNGDVQEVADVGLRHRRGIMQDA, from the exons GTATGCAAACATGCATTCTCATTTTCACCAGTTTATGCTGAGAACGCTCCGTCTAGGCTCCCTTTTCAAGAGTTTGTGGTTGGGATGGCAATGAAAGCCTGCCATGTCCTGCAATTTTTCCTACGTCTTAGCTTTGTGCTTTCTGTATGGCTGCTCATAATACCGTTCATTACATTCTGGATATGGCGGTTGGCTTTTGTTAGAAGTTTTGGAGAAGCTCATAGACTATTCTTGGGTCACTTATCCACAACCATTATTCTTACCGACTGTCTGCATGGGTTTCTACTCTCTGCTAGCATTGTTTTCATCTTTCTTGGGGCAACTTCATTGAGGGATTACTTCAGACATTTGCGCGAACTTGGGGGGCAGGAAGCTGACAGGGAAGATGATGGGGATAGAAATGCTGCCCGTGCTCCAAGAAGACCTGTTGCTCCAGCAAACAGAAATTTTGCTGCTGATGGAAATGGGGAAGATGCAAATGGTGCGCAGGGAATTGCTGGAGCTGGTCAGATAATCCGGAGAAATGCAGAAAATGTTGCCGCTCGTTGGGAGATGCAGGCAGCACGGCTTGAGGCTCATGTCGAACAGATGTTTGATGGTTTGGATGATGCTGATGGTGCCGAGGATGTACCTTTTGATGAGCTTGTTGGCATGCAGGGTCCTGTGTTTCATCTGGTTGAAAATGCATTTACT GTTCTTGCCAGTAATATGATATTCCTTGGAGTTGTGATCTTTGTTCCCTTTACATTAGGACGAATTATACTTTATTATTTGTCCTGGCTTTTATCCTCTGCAAGCAATCCAGTATTATCAACTGTTATGCCACTTACTGAAACAGCACTTTCCCTGGCCAATATTACTTTGAAGAGTGCATGGACTGCTGTTGCAAATCTAACTCCTGCTAATGAAGACAGCAGTTTGCTTGGTCAAGTCACAGAAATGTTAAAAGCAAATGCCACTGGATTGAGTGAGGCAGCAAACAATCCCAGCACAGCAGTGTCGACTGATCTTTTGAAAGGGTCATCTGTTGGAACATCCCGACTTTCAGATGTGACAACTCTTGCCGTTGGctacatatttatattttctctgGTCTTTTTTTACCTTGGGATAGTTGCTTTAATCCGGTACACCAGGGGAGAGCCTTTGACGTTGGGAAGATTCTATGGTATTGCTTCCATTGCAGAAACTATCCCCTCCCTCTTTAGACAGTTTGTAGCAGCTATGAGGCATCTGATGACTATGATTAAGGTTGCTTTCCTCCTTGTCATTGAACTTGGGGTTTTCCCTTTGATGTGCGGATGGTGGTTGGATGTTTGCACCATTAGAATGTTTGGGAAGTCCATCACACAGAGAGTGGAATTCTTCTCAGTATCTCCATTGGCAAGCTCATTAGTTCACTGGGTTGTAGGGATTGTTTACATGCTACAAATAAGTATCTTTGTTAGCCTTCTTCGAGGG GTCCTGCGTACTGGGGTGCTTTACTTTCTTCGAGATCCGGCCGATCCCAACTACAACCCATTCCGTGATTTGATAGATGATCCTGTACATAAGCATGCTCGTCGGGTTCTTTTATCAGTTGCAGTCTATGGAAGCTTGATAGTGATGCTCGTGTATCTGCCTGTCAAACTTGCCATGCGAATTGCTCCATCCATTTTCCCGCTCGATATCTC TGTATCTGATCCATTTACTGAAATACCTGCCGACATGCTTCTCTTCCAAATCTGTATACCCTTTGCAATTGAGCATTTTAAGTTGCGTACAACAATCAAGTCTCTGCTTCGCTATTGGTTTACCGCAGTGGGCTGGGCTCTTGGTCTAACTGATTTCTTACTGCCCCGACCCGAGGATAATGGTGGACAAGAGAATGGCGATGGTGACCAAGGAAGGCAGGACAGGTTTCAAGTCCCACATGGCGTACCAGATCGGGCCTTGATATTTGCTCCCGATAACAGAGCTAGGCGTGTAAGAGCTGGTGCCAACTTAGTAGAAGACTATGACACTGAAGAACAGGCGGAGCCTGA GTACGCCTTTGTGCTCCGTATTGTGCTGTTGCTGGTGGTGGCGTGGATGACTCTCCTCCTTTTTAATTCTGCCCTGATAATTGTACCAATTTCACTTGGACGTGCGCTCTTCAATTCCCTACCGCTGCTTCCAATAACACATGGAATCAAGTGCAATG ATTTGTATGCATTTGTAATTGGAAGTTATGCCATTTGGACTGCGATTGCTGGAGTGAGGTACTCAATTGATCAAATTAGGACTCGGCGGGTTGCAGTTTTGATGAACCAAATTTGGAAATGGTGTGTCATTGTTCTGAAGAGTTCTGCACTATTATCAATATGG ATCTTTATCATCCCCGTGTTGATTGGACTGCTTTTTGAACTTCTGGTCATTGTGCCAATGCGAGTCCCCATTGACGAAAGTCCAGTCTTTCTTCTTTATCAAGATTGGGCTTTAGGACTAATCTTCCTAAAGATCTGGACCAGGCTG GTGATGCTAGATCATATGATGCCACTGATGGATGAGAGCTGGCGACTGAAATTTGAGAGGGTGAGGGAGAACGGCTTCTCTAGGTTGCAAGGCTTTTGGGTGCTTCGGGAGATAGTCTTTCCTATCATCATGAAGCTGCTTACAGCACTCTGTGTCCCATACGTTTTGGCCAGGGGTGTATTCCCAGTATTTGGTTACCCTTTGCTTGTGAACTCTGCCGTTTACCGATTTGCTTGGATTGGCTGTCTTGGCTTCAGTCTGTTCTGTTTCTGTGCAAAGCGTTTCCACGTATGGTTCACCAATCTTCACAATTCTATACGCGATGACCGTTATTTGGTTGGTCGTAGACTTCATAATTTTGGGGAAGAGGTAGTTCAGAGGCAAAATGAATTAGAAGTGTCCAGAGAAGGAGAGATCCCTATACTGAACGGGGATGTCCAGGAGGTTGCTGATGTAGGACTAAGACACAGGCGTGGTATTATGCAAGATGCTTAA
- the LOC132599023 gene encoding probable E3 ubiquitin ligase SUD1 isoform X1, producing the protein MEIATAASNDGGGGGEGIARSADATMNSSSSPPSASSSSSNSGKDLNNVLSASRYDDDEEEEDVCRICRNPGEPDNPLRYPCACSGSIKFVHQDCLLQWLNHSNARQCEVCKHAFSFSPVYAENAPSRLPFQEFVVGMAMKACHVLQFFLRLSFVLSVWLLIIPFITFWIWRLAFVRSFGEAHRLFLGHLSTTIILTDCLHGFLLSASIVFIFLGATSLRDYFRHLRELGGQEADREDDGDRNAARAPRRPVAPANRNFAADGNGEDANGAQGIAGAGQIIRRNAENVAARWEMQAARLEAHVEQMFDGLDDADGAEDVPFDELVGMQGPVFHLVENAFTVLASNMIFLGVVIFVPFTLGRIILYYLSWLLSSASNPVLSTVMPLTETALSLANITLKSAWTAVANLTPANEDSSLLGQVTEMLKANATGLSEAANNPSTAVSTDLLKGSSVGTSRLSDVTTLAVGYIFIFSLVFFYLGIVALIRYTRGEPLTLGRFYGIASIAETIPSLFRQFVAAMRHLMTMIKVAFLLVIELGVFPLMCGWWLDVCTIRMFGKSITQRVEFFSVSPLASSLVHWVVGIVYMLQISIFVSLLRGVLRTGVLYFLRDPADPNYNPFRDLIDDPVHKHARRVLLSVAVYGSLIVMLVYLPVKLAMRIAPSIFPLDISVSDPFTEIPADMLLFQICIPFAIEHFKLRTTIKSLLRYWFTAVGWALGLTDFLLPRPEDNGGQENGDGDQGRQDRFQVPHGVPDRALIFAPDNRARRVRAGANLVEDYDTEEQAEPDRYAFVLRIVLLLVVAWMTLLLFNSALIIVPISLGRALFNSLPLLPITHGIKCNDLYAFVIGSYAIWTAIAGVRYSIDQIRTRRVAVLMNQIWKWCVIVLKSSALLSIWIFIIPVLIGLLFELLVIVPMRVPIDESPVFLLYQDWALGLIFLKIWTRLVMLDHMMPLMDESWRLKFERVRENGFSRLQGFWVLREIVFPIIMKLLTALCVPYVLARGVFPVFGYPLLVNSAVYRFAWIGCLGFSLFCFCAKRFHVWFTNLHNSIRDDRYLVGRRLHNFGEEVVQRQNELEVSREGEIPILNGDVQEVADVGLRHRRGIMQDA; encoded by the exons GTATGCAAACATGCATTCTCATTTTCACCAGTTTATGCTGAGAACGCTCCGTCTAGGCTCCCTTTTCAAGAGTTTGTGGTTGGGATGGCAATGAAAGCCTGCCATGTCCTGCAATTTTTCCTACGTCTTAGCTTTGTGCTTTCTGTATGGCTGCTCATAATACCGTTCATTACATTCTGGATATGGCGGTTGGCTTTTGTTAGAAGTTTTGGAGAAGCTCATAGACTATTCTTGGGTCACTTATCCACAACCATTATTCTTACCGACTGTCTGCATGGGTTTCTACTCTCTGCTAGCATTGTTTTCATCTTTCTTGGGGCAACTTCATTGAGGGATTACTTCAGACATTTGCGCGAACTTGGGGGGCAGGAAGCTGACAGGGAAGATGATGGGGATAGAAATGCTGCCCGTGCTCCAAGAAGACCTGTTGCTCCAGCAAACAGAAATTTTGCTGCTGATGGAAATGGGGAAGATGCAAATGGTGCGCAGGGAATTGCTGGAGCTGGTCAGATAATCCGGAGAAATGCAGAAAATGTTGCCGCTCGTTGGGAGATGCAGGCAGCACGGCTTGAGGCTCATGTCGAACAGATGTTTGATGGTTTGGATGATGCTGATGGTGCCGAGGATGTACCTTTTGATGAGCTTGTTGGCATGCAGGGTCCTGTGTTTCATCTGGTTGAAAATGCATTTACT GTTCTTGCCAGTAATATGATATTCCTTGGAGTTGTGATCTTTGTTCCCTTTACATTAGGACGAATTATACTTTATTATTTGTCCTGGCTTTTATCCTCTGCAAGCAATCCAGTATTATCAACTGTTATGCCACTTACTGAAACAGCACTTTCCCTGGCCAATATTACTTTGAAGAGTGCATGGACTGCTGTTGCAAATCTAACTCCTGCTAATGAAGACAGCAGTTTGCTTGGTCAAGTCACAGAAATGTTAAAAGCAAATGCCACTGGATTGAGTGAGGCAGCAAACAATCCCAGCACAGCAGTGTCGACTGATCTTTTGAAAGGGTCATCTGTTGGAACATCCCGACTTTCAGATGTGACAACTCTTGCCGTTGGctacatatttatattttctctgGTCTTTTTTTACCTTGGGATAGTTGCTTTAATCCGGTACACCAGGGGAGAGCCTTTGACGTTGGGAAGATTCTATGGTATTGCTTCCATTGCAGAAACTATCCCCTCCCTCTTTAGACAGTTTGTAGCAGCTATGAGGCATCTGATGACTATGATTAAGGTTGCTTTCCTCCTTGTCATTGAACTTGGGGTTTTCCCTTTGATGTGCGGATGGTGGTTGGATGTTTGCACCATTAGAATGTTTGGGAAGTCCATCACACAGAGAGTGGAATTCTTCTCAGTATCTCCATTGGCAAGCTCATTAGTTCACTGGGTTGTAGGGATTGTTTACATGCTACAAATAAGTATCTTTGTTAGCCTTCTTCGAGGG GTCCTGCGTACTGGGGTGCTTTACTTTCTTCGAGATCCGGCCGATCCCAACTACAACCCATTCCGTGATTTGATAGATGATCCTGTACATAAGCATGCTCGTCGGGTTCTTTTATCAGTTGCAGTCTATGGAAGCTTGATAGTGATGCTCGTGTATCTGCCTGTCAAACTTGCCATGCGAATTGCTCCATCCATTTTCCCGCTCGATATCTC TGTATCTGATCCATTTACTGAAATACCTGCCGACATGCTTCTCTTCCAAATCTGTATACCCTTTGCAATTGAGCATTTTAAGTTGCGTACAACAATCAAGTCTCTGCTTCGCTATTGGTTTACCGCAGTGGGCTGGGCTCTTGGTCTAACTGATTTCTTACTGCCCCGACCCGAGGATAATGGTGGACAAGAGAATGGCGATGGTGACCAAGGAAGGCAGGACAGGTTTCAAGTCCCACATGGCGTACCAGATCGGGCCTTGATATTTGCTCCCGATAACAGAGCTAGGCGTGTAAGAGCTGGTGCCAACTTAGTAGAAGACTATGACACTGAAGAACAGGCGGAGCCTGA CAGGTACGCCTTTGTGCTCCGTATTGTGCTGTTGCTGGTGGTGGCGTGGATGACTCTCCTCCTTTTTAATTCTGCCCTGATAATTGTACCAATTTCACTTGGACGTGCGCTCTTCAATTCCCTACCGCTGCTTCCAATAACACATGGAATCAAGTGCAATG ATTTGTATGCATTTGTAATTGGAAGTTATGCCATTTGGACTGCGATTGCTGGAGTGAGGTACTCAATTGATCAAATTAGGACTCGGCGGGTTGCAGTTTTGATGAACCAAATTTGGAAATGGTGTGTCATTGTTCTGAAGAGTTCTGCACTATTATCAATATGG ATCTTTATCATCCCCGTGTTGATTGGACTGCTTTTTGAACTTCTGGTCATTGTGCCAATGCGAGTCCCCATTGACGAAAGTCCAGTCTTTCTTCTTTATCAAGATTGGGCTTTAGGACTAATCTTCCTAAAGATCTGGACCAGGCTG GTGATGCTAGATCATATGATGCCACTGATGGATGAGAGCTGGCGACTGAAATTTGAGAGGGTGAGGGAGAACGGCTTCTCTAGGTTGCAAGGCTTTTGGGTGCTTCGGGAGATAGTCTTTCCTATCATCATGAAGCTGCTTACAGCACTCTGTGTCCCATACGTTTTGGCCAGGGGTGTATTCCCAGTATTTGGTTACCCTTTGCTTGTGAACTCTGCCGTTTACCGATTTGCTTGGATTGGCTGTCTTGGCTTCAGTCTGTTCTGTTTCTGTGCAAAGCGTTTCCACGTATGGTTCACCAATCTTCACAATTCTATACGCGATGACCGTTATTTGGTTGGTCGTAGACTTCATAATTTTGGGGAAGAGGTAGTTCAGAGGCAAAATGAATTAGAAGTGTCCAGAGAAGGAGAGATCCCTATACTGAACGGGGATGTCCAGGAGGTTGCTGATGTAGGACTAAGACACAGGCGTGGTATTATGCAAGATGCTTAA